A single Paenibacillus kribbensis DNA region contains:
- a CDS encoding GNAT family N-acetyltransferase, producing MLQFSDVHHMPTRSWLLRRRQLLFLARSSGGMRITRNALRQLAVLTPEQLNNPGSSLLCAYVRTEKGLRIAGFSLALNYGKDACIVIVRPLYRGRRLGARLLSAQLEQLHRLTCSVAADNIASLKTCFRAGLVANEMTTGPTGKPTLIFRGELSEDKQTAEEGGMLCQNLS from the coding sequence ATGCTGCAATTTAGTGATGTTCATCATATGCCCACCCGAAGCTGGCTGCTGAGACGACGACAGTTACTGTTTCTCGCCCGCAGTTCAGGCGGCATGCGCATTACTCGCAATGCGCTGCGGCAGTTAGCCGTTTTAACGCCGGAGCAATTGAACAATCCCGGCTCCTCTCTCCTGTGCGCTTATGTGCGCACAGAGAAGGGCTTGCGGATTGCGGGATTTTCCCTCGCTTTGAATTACGGGAAGGATGCATGCATCGTGATCGTTCGTCCGCTTTACCGGGGCCGCAGACTGGGCGCTAGACTGCTGTCCGCCCAGCTCGAACAGTTGCACCGCCTGACGTGCAGCGTAGCCGCCGACAATATAGCCAGTCTCAAAACCTGTTTTCGAGCCGGACTTGTTGCGAATGAAATGACGACTGGACCGACCGGAAAACCCACGCTAATATTTCGCGGGGAGCTATCCGAAGATAAGCAGACGGCAGAGGAAGGTGGAATGCTGTGCCAAAACCTGTCCTAG
- a CDS encoding YheC/YheD family protein, whose amino-acid sequence MPKPVLGIMTLYLNNKKHLEERDIYERMIAEGKRLGLDTYVFTPADVHKDRRLLLAQIYDPHSRKWTLKWREFPDMIFDRCRVQRSERYLQLKQFRLQYTDLVYLNRPLSNKWAIHQQLARKAAFRPHLPATELFNGFHSVKRMLKQNSLVYLKPINGTGGRGILRIEPINKQRDLYLVEGRNLKRRIIPQQRVRLDRLEPRLSRWNMNNYIVQEGIPVQLPNGRVHDYRMLVQKNSQGVWELTGCAGRIGAHRSVTSNLHGGGKAVPMKQLLTQWIRDEDHREKIIKQGEKLGLDIAAYLEKSYGALCELALDLAINKDGQIYVLEVNPKPAREVFSRIGEKETYRRAIARPMEYALWVYHTQINPKPQTDKTEDKAENKTENKTEDKIEDKTENKAKEGSA is encoded by the coding sequence GTGCCAAAACCTGTCCTAGGCATCATGACCTTGTATTTGAACAACAAGAAGCATTTGGAGGAGCGCGACATATATGAGCGCATGATTGCAGAAGGCAAAAGACTGGGACTGGATACGTATGTATTCACTCCTGCAGATGTCCATAAGGATCGCAGGCTTCTCCTTGCCCAAATCTATGATCCACATAGCAGAAAATGGACCCTAAAATGGCGAGAATTTCCGGATATGATTTTCGACCGTTGCCGGGTACAGCGCAGTGAGCGGTATCTTCAATTGAAACAGTTTCGATTGCAATATACAGACCTCGTCTATTTAAACCGACCGCTGAGTAATAAATGGGCCATTCACCAGCAGCTTGCGAGAAAGGCTGCCTTTCGCCCCCATCTGCCTGCAACAGAGCTATTCAATGGATTTCATAGTGTAAAGCGAATGCTCAAGCAGAATTCACTGGTGTACCTCAAACCGATTAACGGTACGGGAGGGCGCGGTATTTTACGCATTGAGCCTATTAACAAACAAAGGGACCTGTATCTGGTTGAGGGCCGCAATCTCAAGCGTCGCATTATTCCCCAGCAACGGGTACGCCTGGACCGTCTGGAGCCACGTTTAAGCAGATGGAACATGAATAACTACATCGTTCAGGAAGGCATTCCTGTACAGCTGCCGAATGGCAGGGTCCATGATTACCGCATGCTGGTACAGAAAAATAGCCAAGGAGTATGGGAATTAACCGGATGCGCCGGACGGATCGGGGCACATCGAAGCGTCACTTCCAACCTCCATGGCGGAGGCAAGGCGGTACCGATGAAGCAACTGCTGACTCAATGGATTCGTGATGAAGACCATAGAGAGAAAATTATCAAGCAAGGGGAAAAGCTCGGACTGGATATTGCTGCTTACCTGGAGAAGAGCTACGGAGCATTGTGTGAGCTTGCACTTGATCTGGCAATCAACAAGGATGGTCAAATTTACGTGCTGGAGGTCAATCCCAAGCCAGCCCGCGAGGTATTTTCACGTATTGGTGAAAAAGAGACCTATCGCCGTGCCATCGCCAGGCCCATGGAATACGCCTTGTGGGTCTACCACACACAGATTAATCCAAAGCCCCAGACGGATAAGACAGAAGATAAAGCAGAGAATAAAACAGAAAATAAAACAGAGGATAAAATAGAAGATAAAACAGAGAATAAGGCAAAGGAAGGCTCCGCGTAA
- a CDS encoding HAD family hydrolase produces MTDNYMNNAPVLKKPEAMVFDMDGTLFQTETLLLPAYHKLFDTLRAEGLYEGETPPEELILNSLGMLLDEIWRRVMPEASEAAHRRADELLLQLELEGLKNGSHALYPHVQETLQTLHEQGVRLFVASNGLEDYVKGIAAAYEMVPIFEGLYSAGEYSTLSKVDLLKILLSKHEISNIWMVGDRSSDVEAGKKNGQTVIGCAYAGFGVNDELQGSDAIITDFTQLLTLYKNAK; encoded by the coding sequence ATGACTGATAACTACATGAACAATGCACCTGTGTTGAAGAAGCCTGAGGCTATGGTTTTTGATATGGACGGTACACTTTTTCAGACGGAGACATTGCTGCTACCTGCATACCACAAACTGTTTGATACGCTGCGCGCCGAAGGGCTTTATGAAGGGGAGACTCCTCCCGAGGAGCTTATTTTGAATAGTTTGGGCATGCTGCTGGACGAAATCTGGAGAAGAGTGATGCCGGAAGCCAGTGAAGCAGCCCACAGAAGGGCGGACGAGCTGCTGCTTCAGCTAGAGCTGGAGGGATTGAAGAACGGAAGTCATGCGCTGTATCCACATGTACAAGAAACACTCCAGACTCTCCATGAGCAGGGTGTCCGACTATTTGTAGCAAGTAACGGACTGGAGGATTATGTAAAGGGAATCGCTGCTGCCTATGAGATGGTTCCTATTTTTGAAGGTTTGTACAGTGCCGGGGAGTACAGCACGCTTTCCAAAGTGGATTTGCTGAAAATTTTATTGAGCAAGCATGAAATTTCGAACATATGGATGGTTGGAGACCGCTCCTCTGATGTGGAAGCGGGTAAAAAGAACGGACAGACGGTCATCGGCTGCGCTTATGCCGGATTTGGCGTAAACGACGAGTTGCAGGGCTCCGATGCGATTATTACGGATTTCACCCAGCTGCTTACGCTTTATAAAAACGCTAAGTAA
- a CDS encoding class I SAM-dependent methyltransferase yields MLEISPVRLHSAHANLTALSYEDASFDKIVCISVLEYLTPDESLAMRYEVYTTSLIAYHERG; encoded by the coding sequence ATTCTGGAAATTTCGCCGGTTCGCCTCCACTCCGCACATGCCAATTTGACCGCCCTGTCGTATGAGGATGCCAGCTTTGATAAAATTGTATGTATTTCAGTGCTGGAGTATCTAACACCTGATGAATCGTTGGCTATGCGCTATGAGGTTTACACGACCTCTCTTATTGCTTATCATGAGAGGGGTTGA
- a CDS encoding methyltransferase domain-containing protein → MRILIGSPVHQKPEILSLFLQALERLDSPDVLPDYLFVDDNDNLTSSKWLVDFANRLPGRVLPLLTGLQQAEDRIDENIHHWPPALVWKVAGFKNRLIEYALQHHYDALFLVDSDLVLHSRTLCRLIETEKDIVSEIFWTRWQPDGALLPQVWVSDEYNLFHREEGEVLSAEERAHRELHFIHQLHIPGLYEVGGLGACTLIRRRALEAGVHFGKIKNVSYWGEDRHFSIRAAAYGFPLFVDTHYPAMHLYREADRIKAEQLLSTLNYFTSSAANTDHPEHLAHAEHPDASNHFLSYNPSTPSRTPKFSEPGIPDHLRESAVFARYITDSFVVPQAFSGPRQSELHTPAASKPKLTLSMTVYNEADRKLRDVLLSHREYIDEAVIIDDGSHDGSGELCRELLKGIPLRLIRNETASIANEVELRKQQWRETVASSPEWILNMDADEMFESRFAQEVHSLLAGTKADTICFRLYDMWSSTHYRDDDYWQAHRYYRPFLIRYKEGFSYKWKEQSLRCGRFPENVLDLPSEISNYRVQHWGWYTPAIRAAKLERYQLLDPNARYGWKEQYESILDPNPRLTLWVDQDSKKVRDEPASEHEGIHHNTTSDVARIASVQVVGNPEPEINEEAKDTFYEQGEAQEKGVEQEKGVEQGVKCQLCGSSEIGVFHRYEHFTLLGCGSCGLVFRNDVDRIQPEDMIAEIYNVKWAAMQDSAAASTYEEHALFGVMLLDMFSPGKGNLLEIGSGTGEFIHAALQSGWNAMGIEPSVDSRAYAKDKYDVDLLPGYWNGKIETDDLPQEPEKLEEDTDLSLDNQYEAVACWHVLEHIADPIAFLMDLREQLLPDGTLYITVPNKNSFTNEAYGAYSPLFTEENHLYHYSEHTLALLLAKSGLRPVALFTRQLSSGLDALLEAHPLYGELDFTEQMGLLAKLQGEKRGHELCCVARAI, encoded by the coding sequence ATGCGTATACTAATCGGCAGTCCGGTACATCAGAAGCCCGAAATTTTGAGTTTGTTTCTTCAAGCATTGGAGCGATTGGACTCACCTGACGTGCTGCCGGATTATTTGTTCGTCGATGATAATGACAATCTGACCTCAAGCAAGTGGCTTGTTGATTTTGCCAATCGGCTGCCAGGGCGGGTTTTGCCCTTGTTGACAGGTTTGCAGCAAGCGGAGGACCGTATTGATGAGAACATCCACCATTGGCCGCCTGCCCTCGTCTGGAAAGTGGCCGGCTTTAAAAATCGTCTCATTGAGTATGCACTTCAGCATCATTATGACGCGCTATTTTTGGTTGATTCAGACCTGGTTCTCCATTCCCGTACCCTGTGCAGGCTGATAGAGACGGAGAAGGATATCGTATCCGAGATTTTCTGGACACGATGGCAGCCGGATGGGGCACTGTTGCCTCAAGTGTGGGTCAGTGACGAATATAATTTGTTTCATCGTGAAGAAGGCGAGGTATTGTCAGCAGAGGAGCGAGCACATCGCGAGCTGCATTTTATACACCAGCTGCATATCCCGGGCTTGTATGAGGTGGGCGGTTTGGGAGCTTGTACCTTAATCCGCAGACGGGCGCTGGAAGCAGGGGTTCACTTTGGTAAAATTAAAAACGTTTCCTATTGGGGGGAAGATCGGCATTTTAGTATCCGGGCGGCAGCGTATGGATTTCCACTTTTTGTAGATACGCACTATCCGGCGATGCATCTGTACCGGGAAGCGGATCGGATCAAGGCAGAGCAGTTACTATCTACTCTAAATTATTTTACTTCGAGTGCTGCTAATACGGACCATCCAGAACATTTAGCTCATGCAGAACACCCAGATGCTTCTAATCATTTTCTGTCCTACAATCCTTCCACTCCATCAAGAACCCCCAAGTTCTCTGAACCTGGAATACCTGATCATCTCCGTGAGTCTGCAGTCTTTGCCAGGTACATTACAGATTCTTTTGTAGTGCCGCAAGCATTCTCCGGACCACGTCAAAGTGAGCTTCATACACCAGCTGCCTCCAAGCCCAAACTGACGCTGAGCATGACGGTATACAATGAGGCGGATCGCAAGCTCAGAGATGTGCTCCTAAGTCATCGGGAATACATTGATGAAGCGGTCATTATTGATGATGGCAGCCATGACGGTAGCGGTGAATTGTGCCGGGAGCTGCTGAAGGGAATTCCACTGCGTTTGATTCGGAATGAAACAGCCTCCATTGCCAATGAAGTGGAACTGCGGAAGCAGCAGTGGAGAGAGACTGTGGCCTCCTCCCCGGAATGGATTTTGAATATGGATGCTGACGAAATGTTCGAATCCCGATTTGCTCAAGAGGTACATTCTTTGTTAGCGGGAACGAAAGCCGATACGATTTGCTTCAGGCTGTATGATATGTGGTCTTCCACGCATTATCGCGATGATGACTATTGGCAGGCCCATCGGTATTATCGCCCATTTTTAATTCGATACAAGGAAGGGTTTTCCTATAAATGGAAGGAGCAATCTTTGCGCTGCGGGAGATTTCCCGAGAATGTGCTTGACCTTCCCAGTGAGATTAGCAACTACCGTGTCCAGCATTGGGGATGGTATACACCTGCTATTCGGGCAGCCAAATTAGAACGGTACCAGCTGTTGGACCCGAATGCTCGTTATGGCTGGAAAGAGCAATATGAATCGATTTTGGATCCGAATCCCCGACTCACGCTTTGGGTAGATCAAGATAGCAAAAAAGTAAGGGACGAACCGGCCTCTGAACATGAAGGTATCCATCACAATACCACTTCGGATGTCGCCAGGATCGCCAGTGTTCAGGTTGTTGGTAATCCGGAGCCAGAAATCAACGAGGAAGCAAAGGACACATTTTATGAACAGGGAGAAGCGCAGGAAAAAGGAGTAGAGCAGGAAAAAGGAGTAGAGCAAGGCGTAAAGTGCCAATTATGCGGCTCATCTGAAATAGGCGTATTTCATCGATATGAGCATTTTACACTGCTGGGGTGCGGCTCCTGTGGATTGGTTTTCCGCAATGATGTGGATCGTATACAGCCTGAGGATATGATTGCAGAGATTTATAATGTCAAATGGGCTGCCATGCAAGATAGCGCTGCGGCTTCAACTTACGAGGAGCATGCCCTTTTTGGAGTTATGCTACTGGATATGTTCAGTCCGGGCAAAGGAAATTTACTCGAGATCGGATCGGGTACCGGAGAGTTTATCCATGCCGCGCTTCAAAGCGGATGGAATGCAATGGGGATTGAGCCTTCTGTTGACTCGCGTGCCTATGCTAAAGACAAATATGATGTAGATTTATTGCCAGGCTATTGGAACGGAAAAATTGAAACAGATGATCTTCCACAAGAACCGGAAAAATTGGAGGAGGATACTGACTTATCCTTGGATAACCAATACGAGGCCGTTGCATGCTGGCATGTGCTGGAGCATATTGCGGACCCGATCGCCTTTTTGATGGATTTACGCGAACAGCTTCTGCCTGACGGGACGTTATATATTACAGTTCCCAATAAAAACTCGTTTACCAATGAAGCTTACGGCGCTTATTCACCTTTATTCACGGAGGAAAATCATTTGTATCATTATTCGGAGCATACGTTGGCGCTGCTGCTGGCGAAGTCCGGCTTACGCCCAGTAGCTTTGTTCACCCGTCAGCTTTCCTCCGGTTTGGATGCTTTGCTGGAAGCCCATCCGTTGTACGGTGAGCTTGATTTTACGGAACAAATGGGGCTGCTGGCCAAACTTCAAGGCGAGAAACGAGGACATGAGCTCTGCTGTGTCGCAAGGGCAATTTGA
- a CDS encoding manganese catalase family protein: MWVYEKKLQYPVRVSKCDPHMAKLLMEQYGGADGELAAALRYLNQRYTIPDKVIGVLNDIGTEEFAHLEMIATMIYKLTKDASVEQLKAAGLGEHYAAHDRALFYQSAGGVPFTATYIQAKGDPIADLYEDIAAEEKARATYQWLIDLTDDVDLQDSLKFLREREIIHSLRFRESVEILKGERDRKKVF; the protein is encoded by the coding sequence ATGTGGGTATATGAGAAAAAGCTGCAATATCCTGTACGTGTTAGCAAATGTGATCCTCACATGGCCAAGTTGCTCATGGAGCAGTATGGTGGAGCGGATGGTGAGCTCGCCGCAGCTTTGCGTTACCTGAATCAGCGTTATACCATTCCCGATAAGGTCATCGGTGTATTAAATGATATAGGCACGGAGGAATTTGCCCATCTCGAGATGATTGCCACGATGATATACAAGCTGACAAAGGATGCGAGTGTGGAGCAATTGAAAGCGGCCGGTCTGGGCGAACATTATGCAGCGCATGACCGTGCTTTATTTTACCAAAGCGCAGGCGGAGTTCCTTTTACAGCGACTTATATTCAAGCCAAGGGCGATCCCATCGCAGACTTGTATGAGGATATTGCGGCAGAGGAAAAGGCGAGAGCTACATACCAGTGGCTGATTGATTTGACAGACGATGTGGATTTGCAGGATAGTTTGAAGTTTTTGCGTGAACGCGAAATAATCCATTCCCTCCGCTTCCGCGAATCTGTGGAAATTTTGAAGGGGGAACGAGACCGGAAGAAGGTATTTTAA
- a CDS encoding spore coat protein CotJB, translating to MEHPNPNQGQTHNQSQQPNEQVSQHQQQNQYHSPYSNSYQYQYQNQFQNQDQNQNQYQSQAQDYDQARNPHPSYTPHPKPGDAQFYALLEKLQAVDFVLVELNLYLNTHPDDLQAIEQFNKLTRERTAIANEYQLLYGPLQNFGRAYSKYPWEWSQTPWPWQV from the coding sequence ATGGAGCATCCAAATCCAAATCAGGGTCAGACCCACAACCAGTCTCAACAGCCAAACGAGCAAGTAAGTCAGCATCAACAGCAGAATCAATATCATAGCCCCTATTCAAATTCATATCAGTACCAGTATCAAAACCAGTTCCAAAACCAAGACCAAAACCAAAATCAGTACCAGAGCCAAGCCCAGGATTATGATCAAGCCAGAAACCCGCACCCGAGCTACACACCTCACCCCAAACCGGGGGATGCACAGTTTTATGCGCTGTTGGAGAAGCTCCAAGCAGTGGATTTTGTTTTGGTAGAGCTGAATTTGTATCTGAATACACACCCGGATGATTTGCAGGCGATTGAACAGTTCAACAAGCTCACACGGGAAAGAACTGCGATTGCTAACGAGTATCAGCTCCTATACGGACCTTTGCAAAACTTTGGTCGCGCCTATTCCAAATACCCTTGGGAATGGAGCCAAACCCCTTGGCCGTGGCAGGTATAG
- a CDS encoding spore coat associated protein CotJA, which translates to MKFPQQGEYAPFVGPFDPCPPVLCKTYVLPPNLFVQFQPPGLPQFSPEEALTRGTLWPLLFSPYQPRRNQEGGE; encoded by the coding sequence GTGAAATTTCCCCAGCAAGGTGAGTATGCACCGTTTGTCGGTCCGTTCGATCCGTGTCCGCCCGTTCTGTGCAAGACTTATGTGTTACCGCCAAATTTGTTTGTACAATTTCAGCCGCCTGGTCTGCCGCAATTCAGTCCGGAAGAGGCGCTGACGAGAGGAACGCTATGGCCATTGCTTTTCAGCCCTTATCAGCCTAGGCGAAACCAGGAGGGAGGCGAGTAA
- a CDS encoding hemolysin family protein: MEGHTEFHWGLLVVNLLLVLLLVFLNGVFVAAEFSLVKMRQSRLTQLQSEGHRLAGYALKVNQKLDAYLSATQLGITLASLGLGWIGEPAISGYLIEPLMHKLGVTDGTLITTVSVVVGFCVITFLHIVLGELAPKSLAIQKTEGVALFLSAPLLLFYKVFLPVIWVLNAAANLLLRTFSIQPASEAEAAHSEEEIRILMNQSAKSGVIDKDEIKLMDNIFDFSDLLAREIMLPRTDMDCLYTNLSFKENLKIISDTKHSRYPVAVEDKDQIIGFVHITDLLLAEQGEQLDLASVVRPILNVPESMEVSHVLRLMQKKHSQMTLVVDEYGGTAGLLTAEEILEEIVGDLYDEFEDERPSVEIKENFISVDGRMLIEDVNDLTSVNIEDDEVDSIGGWLFKELEGSPVKGKKIEFFNLTFEVEEATRLRIMRVKIHRKPEPVIEDELSTDES, from the coding sequence TTGGAAGGTCATACCGAGTTTCATTGGGGATTGCTAGTTGTGAATCTCCTCTTGGTACTGCTGCTTGTCTTTCTTAACGGTGTATTTGTGGCCGCAGAGTTTTCGCTGGTCAAAATGCGCCAATCCCGATTGACGCAGCTCCAAAGCGAGGGTCATCGCCTGGCAGGCTATGCGCTGAAGGTGAACCAAAAGCTGGATGCTTATCTGTCCGCCACCCAACTGGGCATTACGCTGGCTTCACTCGGCTTGGGTTGGATTGGTGAGCCAGCAATATCCGGCTACCTGATAGAGCCACTCATGCACAAACTCGGTGTAACTGATGGTACACTGATTACAACCGTATCCGTAGTTGTCGGATTTTGCGTGATTACCTTTTTGCATATTGTATTGGGCGAGCTGGCTCCAAAGTCTCTGGCGATTCAGAAAACCGAAGGGGTGGCGTTATTTTTATCGGCTCCTTTGCTGCTCTTCTACAAGGTTTTTCTGCCCGTGATCTGGGTGTTGAATGCGGCTGCGAATTTACTGCTGCGAACATTCAGTATTCAGCCAGCAAGTGAAGCCGAAGCGGCGCATTCGGAGGAAGAAATTCGGATATTGATGAATCAGAGCGCCAAAAGCGGTGTGATTGATAAGGACGAAATCAAGCTGATGGATAATATTTTTGATTTTTCCGACTTGCTTGCCCGTGAGATTATGCTGCCCCGTACGGATATGGACTGTTTGTACACAAACTTATCGTTCAAGGAAAATCTGAAAATCATCAGTGATACCAAGCATTCTCGCTACCCGGTAGCGGTTGAGGACAAAGATCAGATTATCGGTTTTGTTCATATTACGGATCTTCTGTTAGCTGAGCAAGGGGAGCAGCTGGATCTGGCCTCGGTAGTACGTCCTATTTTGAATGTACCGGAGTCTATGGAAGTGAGTCATGTGCTCCGTCTTATGCAGAAAAAGCATTCCCAAATGACCCTCGTGGTGGATGAATACGGCGGAACGGCCGGATTGCTAACAGCTGAGGAAATATTGGAGGAAATCGTCGGGGACCTCTATGATGAGTTTGAGGATGAGCGTCCGAGCGTGGAAATCAAGGAAAACTTTATCTCTGTGGATGGCCGTATGCTTATTGAGGATGTCAATGATTTGACGAGTGTGAACATTGAAGACGACGAGGTGGATTCCATCGGAGGCTGGCTATTCAAGGAATTGGAAGGCAGTCCGGTGAAGGGGAAGAAAATTGAGTTTTTTAATCTGACCTTTGAGGTGGAGGAAGCAACCAGGCTTCGCATAATGAGGGTTAAAATTCATCGCAAGCCTGAACCTGTGATTGAAGATGAGCTTTCTACCGATGAATCCTGA
- the yfkAB gene encoding radical SAM/CxCxxxxC motif protein YfkAB: protein MTVLQNNSLLPISPAYDPWDPIVSLRTHGRHLLTSVEMTVTHLCNMRCEHCAVGDMLVMKEAPFLPLDLMLKRLDEVEHLETISITGGEPALLDKTVDEVIVPLLKYAKERGIRSQINSNLTLDIRRYEKMLPYLDVMHISFNYLNADDFYEVGFANTGRPTPRAGAVRLYEKMVENAHKLSEMGMFISAESMINYRTHTKLEGIHQLINEMGCRRHEVHPMYASNFASALPVLSLGDMRNAIHKLLDVRNQDMWMLFGTLPFFACSDREEDRKLLRRLHQEPNITVRNDPDGRNRVNVNMFTGSVYVTDFADIPAFGNIQEQGLDEIFGEWLNEHPLNQTVNCHCDAAACCGPNLLVADMYYKGVDFKSRKALQL, encoded by the coding sequence ATGACAGTTCTACAAAATAACTCACTTCTCCCGATATCGCCAGCGTATGATCCGTGGGACCCGATTGTCTCGCTGCGTACACATGGTCGTCATTTGCTGACAAGTGTGGAAATGACCGTAACGCATCTATGCAATATGCGTTGTGAGCATTGCGCTGTTGGCGATATGCTGGTTATGAAGGAGGCTCCTTTCCTGCCGCTAGATTTGATGCTGAAGCGGTTGGATGAGGTTGAGCATCTGGAGACGATCAGTATTACTGGCGGAGAACCTGCTTTGCTCGATAAAACGGTTGACGAAGTGATCGTACCGCTGCTGAAATATGCCAAGGAGCGCGGTATTCGCTCGCAAATTAACTCCAACCTGACATTGGATATCCGCAGATATGAGAAGATGCTTCCTTATCTGGATGTCATGCATATATCGTTTAATTATTTGAATGCCGACGATTTTTATGAAGTGGGTTTTGCGAATACCGGACGTCCGACTCCACGTGCAGGTGCTGTTCGCCTTTATGAGAAAATGGTGGAGAACGCTCACAAGCTAAGCGAGATGGGCATGTTCATTTCAGCTGAATCCATGATTAATTATCGGACTCACACGAAGCTGGAGGGCATTCATCAATTAATCAATGAAATGGGATGCCGACGGCATGAAGTTCATCCGATGTACGCATCCAATTTTGCTTCTGCCCTGCCTGTGCTCTCACTGGGCGACATGCGCAACGCGATCCATAAGTTGCTGGATGTGCGTAATCAGGATATGTGGATGTTATTTGGCACCCTGCCGTTCTTTGCATGCTCCGACCGGGAGGAGGATCGCAAGCTGCTTCGCCGCCTGCATCAGGAACCGAATATTACAGTTCGTAATGATCCGGATGGTAGAAACCGCGTTAATGTGAATATGTTCACGGGTAGCGTGTACGTGACGGATTTCGCAGACATTCCTGCTTTTGGGAACATTCAGGAGCAGGGTTTGGACGAAATTTTCGGTGAATGGCTGAATGAGCATCCGCTAAACCAGACCGTCAACTGCCATTGTGATGCCGCTGCCTGCTGCGGACCGAATCTGCTTGTCGCGGATATGTATTACAAGGGAGTAGATTTTAAATCCAGAAAAGCATTACAACTATAA
- a CDS encoding HD-GYP domain-containing protein — protein sequence MQLGGFRYQNNRERIKLRLVPVTLLRAGMKLGKKIFNENGMVLLSEGVELTPRLIERLGQVGIGYVYIEDAVTEDIVIPEMIHEQTRAAALQEIKKQFQGLSSYSVDHRNKYFGKSFYKVMESILDDIGSRQDAIIMLMDIGAADQDLYHHSLNVCLYTLVLGIANGYDHNQLMELGIGSLLHDIGKMKISPQVLYKPGKLTDEEYEHMKTHTEIGYKLLKDEPGIPLLSAHCALQHHERIDGSGYPNGWKKDQIHEYAKWIGLVDSYDAMTASRIYKQALLPYEAMEVLYAGAGTLYEQRMLEAFRDCVAIYPLGLSVVLNTGEEGVVVRIHPKIPQRPVIRIVRDRDGQELKAPYDVDLSVSLSVMITNTLGATIVPFGEVHVD from the coding sequence TTGCAGCTAGGTGGCTTCAGGTATCAAAACAATCGGGAGAGGATTAAGCTGCGACTGGTACCTGTTACATTATTAAGAGCCGGCATGAAGCTGGGCAAAAAAATATTCAATGAAAACGGAATGGTGCTGCTCTCTGAGGGTGTTGAGCTTACTCCGCGATTGATTGAACGTCTAGGCCAAGTCGGTATTGGATATGTATACATTGAGGATGCGGTGACCGAAGATATCGTGATTCCTGAAATGATCCATGAACAGACAAGGGCGGCGGCGCTACAGGAGATCAAAAAGCAGTTTCAGGGTCTGTCATCCTATTCCGTAGATCATAGAAACAAATATTTTGGAAAGTCTTTTTATAAGGTGATGGAGTCCATTCTGGACGATATCGGAAGCCGCCAGGATGCCATCATTATGCTGATGGATATTGGGGCTGCGGACCAGGACTTGTATCATCATTCATTAAACGTATGTCTGTATACGCTTGTACTGGGAATAGCCAATGGCTATGATCACAACCAGCTTATGGAGCTGGGAATAGGTTCATTATTGCATGATATTGGAAAAATGAAAATTTCACCTCAAGTGCTCTATAAGCCGGGCAAATTGACGGACGAGGAATACGAGCATATGAAAACACACACGGAAATTGGCTACAAGCTGCTTAAAGATGAACCGGGGATTCCCTTGTTGTCAGCTCACTGTGCATTGCAGCATCATGAACGTATCGACGGCAGCGGATATCCGAACGGTTGGAAGAAGGACCAAATCCACGAATATGCGAAGTGGATCGGTTTGGTGGACTCATACGATGCGATGACCGCAAGTCGAATATACAAGCAGGCGTTGTTGCCTTATGAAGCGATGGAGGTGCTGTACGCCGGCGCAGGCACGCTGTATGAGCAGCGGATGCTGGAAGCCTTCCGTGACTGTGTGGCAATTTACCCTCTGGGGCTCTCTGTAGTGCTCAATACAGGGGAGGAAGGGGTAGTAGTGCGTATACACCCCAAAATTCCGCAACGGCCTGTCATTCGCATTGTGAGAGACCGGGATGGGCAGGAACTGAAAGCACCTTACGATGTGGATCTGTCTGTGTCCCTTTCGGTTATGATTACGAACACACTGGGCGCGACCATAGTCCCTTTTGGAGAAGTACATGTAGATTAG